In one Candidatus Nanopelagicus limnes genomic region, the following are encoded:
- a CDS encoding carbohydrate ABC transporter permease, whose product MSKTTKNKRSFSTRVGGLFFVLPSIITVVIFVYGLILWSVNVSLTNQNSGSKKAIEYVGLKNYTDLIKDERFTHSLSNLVKFTIVFILGALVTGFIMALLLEKGIKGEGFFRSFYLYPMAISFIAMGTVFNWILNSARDEEAGGLNLALQKIGLGFLQNDWYVSEKGAMYAMALPAIWQMSGYVLALFLAGFRGIPDDLREAARVDGASESQIYRHVLFPQLTPTLLTILIILGHISMKAFDLIIGINGKSYVTQVVAVYMWEATFDARDYAKGTSIAIVLLIMIAIVVVPYLRYNNKQQAYR is encoded by the coding sequence GTGAGTAAAACAACCAAGAATAAACGATCTTTTAGCACTCGCGTTGGTGGCTTATTTTTCGTATTACCTTCAATAATTACCGTAGTTATCTTTGTTTATGGCTTAATCCTGTGGTCAGTAAATGTCTCTCTAACTAACCAAAACTCTGGCAGCAAAAAAGCCATTGAGTATGTTGGGCTAAAGAATTACACCGATCTAATCAAAGATGAGCGCTTTACACACTCACTATCAAATTTAGTTAAATTTACAATCGTATTTATTTTAGGCGCGTTAGTAACTGGATTTATCATGGCATTACTGCTTGAAAAAGGTATTAAGGGTGAGGGATTTTTCCGTTCATTTTATTTATATCCAATGGCGATCTCATTTATTGCAATGGGAACTGTATTTAACTGGATTCTTAACTCAGCCAGAGATGAAGAGGCGGGTGGGTTAAATCTTGCTCTGCAAAAAATAGGTTTAGGTTTCTTACAAAATGATTGGTATGTCTCCGAAAAAGGTGCGATGTATGCAATGGCGCTGCCGGCGATCTGGCAGATGTCAGGTTATGTATTAGCTCTCTTCCTAGCGGGCTTTCGCGGTATTCCAGATGATCTGCGAGAAGCTGCACGAGTTGATGGTGCTAGTGAATCTCAAATTTATCGCCATGTTCTCTTTCCACAGCTGACGCCAACACTTCTTACAATTTTAATTATTTTGGGCCATATATCTATGAAGGCCTTTGATCTAATTATTGGTATTAATGGAAAATCCTATGTAACTCAGGTAGTAGCTGTTTATATGTGGGAGGCAACCTTTGATGCTAGAGATTATGCAAAGGGAACATCAATTGCCATTGTCCTATTAATTATGATTGCAATTGTGGTTGTGCCATACCTTCGATATAACAACAAACAACAGGCGTACCGCTGA
- a CDS encoding ABC transporter substrate-binding protein, whose protein sequence is MRRSSFRLVAAAAAIALAVTGCSSSSDEAANEDTEFEIFTWWASGGEAAGLQGMIDVYAAQNPNTEFINAAVAGGAGVNAKAVLQSRLDANEPPDSFQAHAGMELDGYVKGGQLEDLTSLYASEGWDKIFPADLIKTLTVDGKIYSVPVNIHRANVLWWNPATATKAGVTKAPATLDEFFADLEKFKKAGVTGLALAGKGDWAIAHLLDWMLLASMGADKFEGLYNGSTSWTGPEVAAGLKNFQKALSYGNKGAGNLDWPDAGKLVTSGKAGFFIMGDWASAQWQSDGLKLGTDYTFAAAPGTVGTYQWLSDSFTLPVGAPHRNAAIAWLKVCGSQAGQDAFNPKKGSISARTDADLSLYDDYLKSASSDWSKDRLVGSTVHGVNGNNALMAKYNAAVGKYFSGGFKDNAGLAKDLAAAYEAGKA, encoded by the coding sequence ATGCGTAGAAGTTCATTTCGTCTTGTTGCAGCTGCAGCAGCTATTGCCCTTGCGGTAACTGGTTGTTCATCATCATCTGATGAAGCAGCGAACGAAGACACAGAGTTTGAAATCTTTACCTGGTGGGCATCTGGTGGCGAAGCTGCTGGCCTACAAGGAATGATCGATGTTTACGCAGCACAAAACCCAAACACAGAGTTTATTAACGCTGCTGTTGCCGGTGGTGCTGGTGTAAACGCAAAGGCTGTACTACAGAGCCGTTTAGATGCTAACGAGCCACCTGATTCATTCCAAGCACACGCTGGTATGGAGCTTGATGGTTATGTAAAGGGCGGACAACTAGAAGATTTAACTTCTTTGTACGCATCTGAAGGTTGGGACAAGATATTCCCAGCTGACTTAATTAAGACTCTTACTGTAGATGGAAAAATTTACTCAGTACCTGTAAACATTCACAGAGCAAATGTACTTTGGTGGAATCCAGCAACTGCAACAAAGGCTGGCGTAACCAAGGCTCCTGCAACTCTTGATGAATTCTTTGCAGATCTTGAGAAGTTTAAGAAGGCTGGCGTAACTGGTCTAGCCCTTGCAGGAAAGGGAGACTGGGCGATTGCTCACCTTCTTGACTGGATGCTTCTAGCATCAATGGGTGCAGATAAGTTCGAAGGTCTATACAACGGTTCAACTTCATGGACAGGTCCAGAAGTTGCTGCCGGTCTTAAGAACTTCCAGAAGGCACTTTCTTATGGAAATAAGGGTGCAGGAAATCTTGATTGGCCAGATGCAGGTAAGTTAGTAACTTCTGGTAAAGCAGGATTCTTCATTATGGGTGACTGGGCTTCTGCTCAGTGGCAATCAGATGGTCTAAAGCTTGGAACTGACTACACATTCGCAGCAGCTCCAGGAACTGTTGGTACATACCAATGGCTATCAGATTCATTCACACTTCCAGTTGGTGCTCCACACCGCAACGCTGCAATTGCATGGTTGAAGGTTTGTGGATCACAAGCAGGACAGGATGCATTTAATCCAAAGAAGGGATCAATTTCAGCTCGTACAGATGCTGATCTATCCCTATACGATGATTATCTAAAATCAGCTTCTTCTGACTGGTCAAAGGATCGCTTAGTCGGTTCAACAGTTCATGGAGTAAATGGAAATAACGCACTGATGGCTAAGTACAACGCAGCCGTTGGTAAGTATTTCTCAGGCGGATTCAAAGATAACGCCGGACTTGCTAAGGATCTTGCTGCAGCTTACGAAGCAGGCAAGGCTTAA
- a CDS encoding RraA family protein — translation MANKDYDLAKLSTIFTAALASDCLDHMDLRNQVLKPDIQMLSGDGVMMGYAFPVRVEAVFTAPDVPYVGLLKALDAVGKDQVYVTPSNRNNGGNHPAAFWGELLSTACKHKGVAGALTDGPVRDTTRMQALGFKVFGVQTSPLDINSRYEVVEHNVAAEIDGVMINPGDLIVGDIDGVVIVPKAAIDEVIARVEEKNSGENLFRKAVKDGMAPSEAFAKYGVL, via the coding sequence ATGGCCAATAAAGATTACGATTTAGCAAAACTGTCCACCATATTTACCGCAGCCTTAGCCTCTGATTGTTTAGATCATATGGATTTGCGTAATCAAGTTTTAAAACCAGATATCCAAATGCTTTCAGGTGATGGCGTGATGATGGGATACGCATTTCCCGTAAGAGTTGAAGCAGTTTTCACAGCTCCTGATGTGCCATACGTTGGATTACTTAAAGCATTGGACGCAGTTGGCAAAGATCAAGTTTATGTAACACCATCTAATCGAAATAATGGCGGTAATCATCCAGCAGCATTTTGGGGAGAATTACTTTCAACTGCTTGCAAACACAAAGGTGTGGCAGGTGCGTTAACTGATGGACCAGTAAGGGATACCACCAGAATGCAAGCGTTAGGATTTAAAGTTTTTGGTGTGCAAACCTCACCCCTTGATATTAATTCAAGGTATGAAGTGGTTGAACATAATGTGGCAGCCGAGATTGATGGCGTAATGATTAATCCAGGAGATTTAATTGTTGGCGATATTGATGGTGTGGTAATTGTGCCAAAGGCTGCGATCGATGAGGTAATTGCCAGAGTGGAAGAGAAAAACTCTGGGGAGAACTTGTTTAGAAAAGCTGTTAAAGATGGCATGGCTCCAAGTGAGGCATTTGCAAAGTATGGAGTCTTATAA
- a CDS encoding orotidine 5'-phosphate decarboxylase / HUMPS family protein, with protein MKPIVQVSLDLTDIKEAMEMAHTAMRAGVDWLEAGTPFILAEGLHGVRALRKEFPHIPVVADLKTMDGGYLEAQMMAKAGATHVVVMARAHPETIKVVVQAGKDYGITVMGDNLGCEDMVDGARVLEDLGCDMIIHHIGYDERRGIAARGEVAPNPLDQLKAVVDAVGIPVQAVGGLSLEQAIACPSYGAPLVVIGAPLAIDADSFSKGAGNVEEVLRKICEKVHAYGDIPITPRVR; from the coding sequence GTGAAACCGATTGTGCAAGTTTCCTTAGATCTAACCGATATTAAAGAGGCGATGGAGATGGCTCACACCGCTATGCGGGCCGGTGTTGATTGGTTAGAGGCTGGTACGCCATTTATTTTGGCTGAAGGATTACATGGCGTGCGCGCCCTTAGAAAAGAGTTTCCTCATATTCCAGTGGTAGCAGATTTAAAAACTATGGATGGTGGATATTTAGAGGCGCAGATGATGGCAAAAGCTGGCGCCACTCATGTTGTTGTAATGGCAAGAGCGCATCCAGAGACAATTAAAGTTGTTGTGCAAGCTGGTAAGGATTACGGCATCACAGTTATGGGAGATAACTTAGGTTGTGAAGATATGGTTGATGGTGCACGTGTGCTTGAAGATTTAGGTTGTGACATGATTATTCATCACATTGGTTATGACGAACGACGTGGCATTGCAGCTAGGGGTGAGGTTGCACCAAATCCACTTGATCAATTAAAAGCAGTTGTTGATGCAGTTGGTATTCCAGTGCAAGCTGTTGGTGGTTTATCACTGGAGCAAGCAATAGCTTGCCCCTCATATGGTGCACCTTTGGTAGTAATTGGCGCCCCTCTTGCTATTGATGCTGATTCATTTTCAAAGGGTGCTGGAAATGTTGAAGAAGTTCTTAGAAAAATTTGTGAAAAGGTTCATGCATATGGTGATATTCCAATTACGCCAAGGGTTAGGTGA
- a CDS encoding zinc-binding dehydrogenase, translating into MKSLAVVNFSSKPGSVELQEIEYPLFGDDDVIMQVEAVSVCGSDLHQWHGTNSWEVNYPVVLGHEFCGVIKELGKNVKSAGKWQVGDRVVTETAAVIDTDSPLSRQGKYNLDPSRKGFGYGVNGGMTRYAKVAARLLHKIPTNISFDYAAMTEPCAVAYSATIAPGFVRPGDRIVVYGPGPIGVLCAAMAKLAGAEVALVGLEKDKTRLEIAKSYGCEVIIGDASEWAKSVDGLGADGVVDAAGVSASLKNALAVIRPNGWISKVGWGPQPLDFSLDPLVAKNVTLRGSFSHNWPMWERVLRLLESGKLDLKPVLGGVFPIKDWQVAFEKMQSGEILKSVIRPE; encoded by the coding sequence ATGAAATCTCTAGCAGTTGTTAACTTCTCATCAAAGCCAGGCAGTGTTGAATTACAAGAGATTGAGTATCCACTCTTTGGTGATGATGATGTCATTATGCAGGTGGAGGCGGTAAGTGTTTGTGGCTCAGATCTACATCAATGGCATGGCACAAACTCTTGGGAGGTTAATTACCCAGTTGTCTTAGGACATGAGTTTTGTGGCGTTATAAAAGAGCTAGGTAAAAATGTTAAATCTGCTGGCAAATGGCAGGTTGGTGATCGAGTAGTAACTGAGACTGCTGCGGTAATTGATACCGATTCACCATTATCTAGACAGGGTAAGTACAACTTAGATCCATCTCGTAAAGGATTTGGTTATGGTGTTAATGGCGGCATGACTAGATATGCCAAGGTCGCAGCCCGCTTACTTCACAAAATTCCAACCAACATCTCATTTGATTATGCAGCAATGACTGAGCCATGCGCTGTCGCCTATAGCGCAACCATTGCTCCTGGCTTTGTTCGACCAGGAGATCGAATTGTGGTTTATGGACCTGGTCCAATCGGTGTTTTATGCGCAGCAATGGCGAAATTAGCAGGAGCTGAGGTTGCATTAGTTGGCTTAGAAAAAGATAAAACTAGATTAGAGATTGCAAAATCTTATGGCTGTGAAGTAATTATTGGCGATGCAAGTGAATGGGCAAAAAGTGTTGATGGGTTAGGCGCCGATGGCGTGGTTGATGCGGCTGGTGTTAGTGCTTCATTAAAAAATGCCTTAGCTGTTATCAGGCCAAATGGTTGGATATCAAAGGTTGGCTGGGGACCACAACCATTAGATTTTTCACTTGATCCATTGGTAGCAAAAAATGTCACCTTGCGTGGAAGTTTTTCTCACAACTGGCCAATGTGGGAGCGGGTCTTAAGATTATTAGAAAGTGGAAAATTAGATTTAAAACCAGTTTTAGGTGGAGTATTCCCAATTAAAGATTGGCAGGTTGCATTTGAGAAGATGCAATCTGGTGAGATTTTAAAATCTGTAATTAGGCCTGAGTAA
- a CDS encoding SDR family oxidoreductase, whose product MRLKDKVIIITGATSGIGSAIAIKAVSEGAKVLIHGIDQAGGQKIVDQLGESAALCIADLADQSAPKKIADAAISAFGKIDGLVNNAAIIERNNLLQLTPEAFAKTITVNLQSALFLIQACFEHLKKSKGAVLNIGSINAYSGESSLLAYSIGKAGLQTMTRNLANAHGIDQVRFNLINPGWILTQREYVDQIKKGMPDKWPEKLGKENIPFGVMSTPEQLAAACIYWLGDESRPFTGSVVELEQFSIIGRNPEK is encoded by the coding sequence ATGAGATTAAAAGATAAGGTAATAATCATTACCGGTGCAACCTCTGGTATTGGTAGCGCAATTGCAATTAAAGCCGTCAGTGAGGGAGCTAAGGTATTAATCCACGGCATTGATCAGGCTGGTGGGCAAAAGATTGTTGATCAATTAGGAGAAAGCGCCGCCCTTTGTATTGCAGATTTAGCAGATCAATCTGCACCAAAAAAGATTGCAGATGCTGCGATCTCAGCCTTTGGCAAGATTGATGGATTAGTTAATAACGCTGCAATTATTGAGCGAAATAATCTTTTGCAGTTAACGCCTGAGGCCTTTGCAAAAACTATTACAGTTAATTTGCAATCAGCGCTTTTTCTAATTCAAGCTTGCTTTGAACACCTTAAGAAAAGCAAGGGCGCTGTTTTAAATATTGGTTCAATTAATGCCTACAGTGGTGAGTCATCACTTCTGGCATACAGTATTGGCAAAGCGGGCCTGCAAACAATGACTAGAAATTTAGCTAATGCTCATGGCATAGATCAGGTTAGATTTAATTTAATTAATCCTGGCTGGATATTGACGCAGCGTGAGTATGTTGATCAAATTAAAAAAGGAATGCCAGATAAGTGGCCAGAGAAGTTAGGTAAAGAGAATATTCCTTTTGGCGTTATGAGCACACCAGAGCAATTAGCTGCTGCTTGTATTTACTGGTTAGGTGATGAGTCCCGGCCATTTACAGGTTCAGTTGTTGAGTTAGAGCAGTTCTCAATTATTGGCAGAAATCCTGAGAAGTAA
- a CDS encoding sugar phosphate isomerase/epimerase family protein — MPKLAAFPKGFIKQLVSGQMSIYEWIKLGDELNVDGLEFYNNFADVKDPSNWPKVRKAVEDTGMVIPMMCASPDFTIPDEALRNKEIEKEIFAIEMSAALGAKYCRVLSGQRRKDITRDEGMKYVVDAINACIPAAIEHGVTLIIENHYKDDFWTEPEFAQMMDVFVDLVSRIDSPHFGVNFDPSNAIAAGEEPLELLEKVKHRVLTMHASDRYLANGTIEDLRKAEGGSAGYVSFFKHGVIGKGLNDYDAIFKTLKDVGFDSWISIEDGVDGMEQMHESADFLREKIKKYWPNYQPR; from the coding sequence ATGCCTAAGTTAGCCGCCTTTCCAAAAGGTTTTATCAAGCAATTAGTTTCTGGGCAAATGAGTATTTATGAGTGGATTAAATTAGGCGATGAATTAAATGTTGATGGCCTGGAGTTTTATAACAACTTTGCTGATGTGAAAGATCCATCAAATTGGCCAAAGGTTCGAAAGGCTGTTGAAGATACCGGCATGGTTATTCCAATGATGTGCGCCTCCCCTGATTTCACAATCCCAGATGAGGCTTTGCGAAATAAGGAGATAGAGAAAGAAATTTTTGCAATCGAAATGAGTGCAGCACTCGGTGCTAAATACTGCCGTGTCTTATCTGGGCAGAGGAGAAAAGATATTACTCGGGATGAGGGAATGAAATATGTTGTTGATGCAATTAATGCATGTATTCCAGCAGCCATAGAACATGGCGTGACTTTGATAATTGAAAATCATTACAAAGATGATTTCTGGACCGAGCCAGAGTTTGCGCAAATGATGGATGTCTTTGTTGACTTAGTTTCTCGGATTGATTCACCACATTTTGGAGTTAATTTTGATCCATCAAATGCAATTGCAGCAGGTGAAGAGCCACTTGAGCTATTAGAGAAAGTAAAGCATCGAGTTTTAACTATGCACGCCTCTGATCGCTACCTTGCTAATGGCACCATTGAAGATTTACGCAAAGCAGAGGGCGGGAGTGCTGGTTATGTTTCATTCTTTAAACATGGCGTTATTGGTAAAGGGCTAAATGATTATGATGCGATTTTTAAAACATTAAAAGATGTCGGCTTTGATAGTTGGATCTCAATTGAAGATGGCGTGGATGGCATGGAGCAGATGCACGAAAGCGCAGATTTCTTACGCGAAAAGATTAAAAAGTATTGGCCTAATTACCAGCCACGATAA
- a CDS encoding 2-hydroxyacid dehydrogenase, producing the protein MSEHVVWTQWDDLKVPSNFKRLSPATTPAATGDMSEVTFYVPTYMGGRPALELTKKMPNLKVLQVPNAGYEDALEFLRPGITLCNGRGIHDDSTAELAVALAIASLRGFVTFIRDQDQGEWVNKTYNSINDRKVGIIGYGSIGSTIARMLSGFSVEIVAFTQSGRDNTIAISDLDKHLPTLDVIFLILPLTKESKHLFDARRLALMKDGALLVNVARGPIVDTDALLKELNSGRITAALDVTDPEPLPKDHPLWSAKGVLISPHVGGNSSAFDKRARSLFESQLNLLAEGKPLNNIIVAGN; encoded by the coding sequence ATGAGTGAACATGTAGTTTGGACGCAATGGGATGATTTAAAAGTTCCAAGTAATTTCAAGCGCCTATCACCTGCAACTACTCCTGCTGCAACCGGGGATATGTCTGAGGTTACCTTTTATGTTCCAACCTATATGGGTGGCCGGCCAGCCCTTGAATTAACTAAGAAAATGCCAAACTTAAAAGTATTACAAGTTCCAAATGCTGGTTATGAGGACGCACTTGAGTTTCTTAGGCCAGGAATTACTTTGTGTAATGGCCGTGGCATTCATGATGATTCAACTGCTGAATTAGCAGTTGCTCTTGCAATCGCCTCCTTGCGCGGCTTTGTTACATTTATTAGAGATCAAGATCAGGGTGAATGGGTCAATAAAACCTATAACTCAATTAATGATCGCAAAGTTGGAATTATTGGTTACGGCTCAATTGGTTCAACCATTGCCAGAATGCTCTCTGGTTTTTCAGTTGAAATTGTTGCCTTCACGCAAAGCGGTCGGGATAACACCATTGCAATTTCTGATTTAGATAAACACCTACCAACTCTTGATGTGATTTTTTTGATTTTGCCATTAACTAAAGAGAGTAAACATTTATTTGATGCTCGACGCCTAGCCTTAATGAAGGATGGCGCGCTATTGGTAAATGTTGCTCGCGGGCCCATTGTTGACACAGATGCGTTATTAAAAGAGCTTAACTCTGGTCGTATTACTGCTGCTTTAGATGTTACTGACCCAGAGCCACTGCCAAAGGATCATCCACTTTGGTCTGCAAAGGGAGTTCTGATTTCACCACATGTTGGTGGCAATTCATCAGCTTTTGATAAACGGGCAAGAAGTTTATTTGAATCACAGCTAAATTTATTAGCAGAGGGTAAGCCGCTAAATAATATTATCGTGGCTGGTAATTAG
- a CDS encoding fumarylacetoacetate hydrolase family protein — translation MSHLAVIQTPSNPYHLVKEINGKYFEIEKIKNLSDALSLHMADFRKAYDAAGSTEVKGKLVAPVAIDTEVWGAGVTYQRSRDARKEESDIPDVYQLVYEADRPELFFKATARRTVGHEGEVGIRADAQTSVPEPEVAIVMNKFGELIGMSICNDMTSRNIEGENPLYLSQAKIYYGSNALGPMIRPIWEIVDHDKLDIYAKIERAGSIVWQAETSLKSLNRSFDDLIDYLFKCQHFPVGVVLSTGTGIVPPLDISLMAGDVVTIIVDQIGTLVNKVALTPEDINDRIK, via the coding sequence ATGAGCCATTTAGCGGTAATTCAAACTCCATCTAATCCTTATCACTTAGTCAAAGAGATAAATGGCAAGTACTTTGAAATAGAGAAGATTAAAAATTTATCTGACGCGCTTTCATTACATATGGCTGATTTTAGAAAAGCCTACGATGCAGCAGGCAGCACTGAAGTAAAAGGTAAATTAGTAGCACCAGTTGCAATCGATACTGAGGTTTGGGGAGCAGGCGTTACCTATCAACGCTCAAGGGATGCTCGAAAAGAAGAGAGTGATATTCCGGATGTTTACCAATTAGTTTATGAAGCAGATAGACCAGAGTTATTTTTTAAAGCAACTGCTCGCAGAACTGTTGGTCATGAGGGTGAGGTTGGAATTCGAGCCGATGCTCAAACCTCCGTGCCAGAGCCTGAGGTAGCAATTGTGATGAATAAATTTGGTGAGCTAATTGGCATGAGTATTTGTAATGATATGACTTCAAGAAACATTGAAGGAGAGAATCCACTTTATCTTTCGCAAGCAAAGATTTACTACGGATCAAATGCATTAGGACCAATGATTAGACCGATTTGGGAAATTGTTGATCATGACAAGTTAGATATATATGCCAAGATTGAAAGAGCTGGCTCAATTGTTTGGCAGGCAGAGACCTCACTTAAATCTCTAAACCGAAGCTTTGATGACTTAATTGATTACTTGTTTAAATGCCAACACTTTCCAGTGGGCGTAGTCCTTTCTACTGGAACAGGAATTGTGCCACCTCTTGATATTTCTCTAATGGCAGGGGATGTAGTTACCATTATCGTTGATCAAATTGGAACTTTAGTTAACAAAGTTGCATTAACACCTGAAGATATTAACGATCGGATTAAATAA
- a CDS encoding aldo/keto reductase encodes MARHSELVKISRIDRYVTKLALGTAPLGGLFTSVADSEAESTILAAVDAGINYFDTAPLYGYGIAEKRLGAALNKSGKPFVLSTKVGRVLEKIDPNKKVIDDSLGSFADIDPNVIPVFDFSRDGILRSIEDSLKRLNVSSFDIAYIHDADDRIGEAIEKSYGVLDELRSQGVLKGIGVGMNYCAPSIKAVKEMDLDIILIAGRFSLLDQSAQEHLFKECKKKNTAVVIGGVYNSGILANPVAGATFDYAPASDELIKRAQQIKQLLGDFHIPLTAAAIQFPLRHPAVTSVLTGSRTVKELTSNIADFDRDIPAAVWDALEESGLVNRIEL; translated from the coding sequence ATGGCCCGTCATAGCGAATTAGTAAAAATTTCACGCATAGATCGTTACGTAACAAAGCTTGCGCTAGGAACCGCGCCCCTTGGTGGCTTATTTACTTCTGTTGCCGACTCTGAAGCGGAGTCAACAATTTTGGCAGCAGTAGATGCCGGAATTAATTACTTCGATACCGCACCTTTATATGGCTATGGAATTGCTGAAAAAAGATTAGGCGCTGCCTTAAATAAATCAGGAAAACCATTTGTGCTCTCAACCAAGGTTGGGCGCGTACTTGAAAAAATTGATCCAAACAAAAAAGTAATTGATGATTCACTAGGTAGCTTTGCCGATATTGATCCAAATGTAATTCCAGTTTTTGACTTTTCACGGGATGGAATTCTTCGCTCAATCGAAGATAGCCTAAAGCGTTTAAATGTTTCTTCCTTTGACATTGCCTATATTCATGATGCTGATGATCGAATTGGTGAAGCAATCGAGAAGTCTTATGGAGTTCTAGATGAACTTCGCTCCCAGGGTGTTTTAAAAGGAATTGGTGTCGGTATGAATTACTGCGCACCATCTATTAAGGCAGTTAAAGAGATGGATCTAGATATTATTTTAATTGCTGGCAGATTCTCACTCCTTGATCAATCAGCCCAAGAACACTTATTTAAAGAGTGTAAAAAGAAAAATACCGCAGTAGTAATTGGTGGTGTTTATAACTCAGGAATTTTGGCAAACCCAGTTGCCGGTGCAACATTTGATTATGCACCTGCAAGTGATGAATTAATTAAACGCGCGCAACAAATCAAGCAACTGCTTGGTGATTTTCACATTCCACTTACTGCAGCAGCTATTCAATTCCCACTTCGCCATCCTGCTGTCACCTCAGTGCTAACTGGATCTAGAACAGTTAAAGAGTTAACTTCAAATATTGCCGACTTTGATCGTGATATTCCAGCTGCTGTGTGGGACGCACTTGAGGAGTCTGGCTTAGTGAATCGAATTGAACTCTAA
- a CDS encoding SDR family NAD(P)-dependent oxidoreductase: MEKEFAGLTAIITGAGSGIGLEVAKGLKERGATVFGFDINPGEMAAYATYVKCDIGDATSVESAFNEFKKSSKGLDILINNAGIGSLTTVEHETDEIWHKVLNINVVGTARVSKQAIPLLRASKHAAIVNTASIAATDGIPNRAAYSASKGAVMTLTLAMATDHLADGIRVNAVNPATTDTPWVKRLLDQSEDAQAARVALEARQPMGRLVSPTEIASAIIFLASPLQASVTGTAISIDGGMHSLRIPKK; the protein is encoded by the coding sequence ATGGAAAAAGAGTTTGCAGGCTTAACCGCAATTATCACCGGAGCCGGCTCTGGTATTGGCCTTGAGGTTGCAAAGGGACTTAAAGAGCGAGGCGCAACTGTATTTGGTTTTGATATTAATCCAGGTGAAATGGCAGCCTATGCAACATATGTAAAGTGCGATATTGGTGATGCCACCTCAGTTGAATCAGCTTTTAATGAGTTTAAGAAATCAAGTAAAGGTTTAGATATCTTAATTAACAATGCTGGAATTGGTTCGCTAACAACAGTTGAGCATGAAACAGATGAGATTTGGCATAAAGTTTTAAACATCAATGTGGTGGGAACAGCTCGAGTATCCAAGCAAGCGATTCCGCTACTTCGTGCCAGTAAGCATGCAGCCATTGTTAATACCGCATCAATTGCTGCCACAGATGGAATTCCAAATCGCGCAGCTTATAGTGCGTCAAAGGGTGCGGTTATGACTTTAACTCTTGCAATGGCAACTGATCACTTAGCCGATGGCATTCGGGTTAACGCCGTAAACCCAGCAACAACTGATACACCTTGGGTTAAGCGATTGTTAGATCAATCAGAGGATGCGCAAGCTGCTCGAGTTGCACTAGAGGCGCGGCAGCCAATGGGACGACTTGTCTCCCCTACTGAAATTGCTAGCGCGATTATATTTTTAGCGAGCCCCTTGCAAGCATCAGTTACTGGCACCGCAATCAGTATTGATGGCGGTATGCACTCATTGAGAATTCCTAAAAAATGA